In one window of Nesterenkonia sandarakina DNA:
- the rpsE gene encoding 30S ribosomal protein S5 yields MSENANNPEKDSSVTEAKETAAPETAQQTQAAGENSNAARGERGGRGESRGGRGGRGESGGRGGRGGRGGREEEKDKFLERVVTINRVSKVVKGGRRFSFTALVIVGDGDGLVGVGYGKAKEVPAAIAKGVEEAKKSFFRVPRVGSTIPHLVKGEDAAGVVLLRPAAPGTGVIAGGPVRAVLECAGIHDVLTKSMGSVNAINIVHGTIDALKQLEEPEAVAARRGKALDEIAPARMLRTMAADREARAQKAGA; encoded by the coding sequence GTGAGTGAGAACGCAAACAACCCTGAGAAGGACTCGTCTGTGACTGAGGCCAAGGAAACCGCCGCACCCGAGACTGCCCAGCAGACTCAGGCCGCCGGCGAGAACAGCAATGCTGCTCGCGGTGAGCGCGGCGGCCGCGGTGAGAGCCGCGGCGGTCGTGGTGGTCGCGGCGAAAGCGGCGGCCGCGGCGGTCGTGGTGGTCGTGGCGGACGCGAAGAGGAGAAGGACAAGTTCCTCGAGCGCGTCGTGACCATCAACCGTGTGTCCAAGGTCGTCAAGGGCGGTCGTCGCTTCAGCTTCACCGCCCTGGTCATCGTCGGAGACGGCGACGGCCTGGTCGGCGTCGGCTACGGCAAGGCCAAGGAAGTCCCGGCAGCCATCGCCAAGGGTGTGGAAGAGGCCAAGAAGAGCTTCTTCCGCGTCCCGCGCGTCGGTTCCACCATCCCGCACCTGGTCAAGGGTGAGGATGCAGCCGGTGTCGTCCTGCTTCGTCCGGCCGCACCGGGTACCGGTGTGATCGCCGGCGGTCCGGTCCGCGCGGTCCTGGAATGCGCAGGCATTCACGACGTGCTGACCAAGTCCATGGGCTCGGTGAACGCCATCAACATCGTTCACGGCACCATCGACGCCCTCAAGCAGCTCGAAGAGCCCGAAGCCGTGGCGGCTCGCCGCGGCAAGGCTCTCGACGAGATCGCACCGGCCCGGATGCTGCGCACCATGGCGGCTGACCGCGAAGCCCGTGCACAGAAGGCAGGTGCATGA
- the rplO gene encoding 50S ribosomal protein L15, giving the protein MPENTAEESNVLKVHDLRPARGAKKSRIRVGRGEASKGKTAGRGTKGTKARYQVRAGFEGGQLPLHMRLPKLRGFKNPFRVEYSPVNLTKLSEMFPQGGDVHADDLIAKGAARKGRPVKVLGSGEISVAVTVKAHAFSASAEEKIKAAGGSTEQLPLKAASKQA; this is encoded by the coding sequence ATGCCAGAGAACACCGCTGAAGAATCCAACGTCCTCAAGGTCCACGATCTGCGTCCAGCACGCGGCGCCAAGAAGTCCCGCATCCGTGTGGGACGTGGTGAAGCCTCCAAGGGCAAGACCGCAGGCCGTGGCACCAAGGGCACCAAGGCCCGTTACCAGGTCCGCGCCGGCTTCGAAGGTGGGCAGCTCCCGCTGCACATGCGCCTTCCGAAGCTGCGCGGGTTCAAGAACCCGTTCCGGGTGGAATACTCGCCGGTCAACCTGACCAAGCTGAGCGAGATGTTCCCCCAGGGCGGCGACGTGCACGCCGATGACCTCATCGCCAAGGGGGCTGCCCGCAAGGGCCGCCCGGTGAAGGTCCTGGGCTCCGGCGAGATCTCGGTCGCCGTGACCGTGAAGGCTCACGCCTTCTCGGCCAGCGCCGAAGAGAAGATCAAGGCTGCCGGTGGTTCCACCGAGCAGCTGCCGCTGAAGGCTGCTTCCAAGCAGGCCTGA
- the rpmD gene encoding 50S ribosomal protein L30: MTLRSTVNYNTARNLKVGEHKLTVTQVKSLIGANPKHRETVRSLGLKRIGHTVVRDADAVTVGMLNSVKHLVQAEEAN, translated from the coding sequence ATGACTTTGCGCAGTACCGTCAACTACAACACCGCGCGGAACCTGAAGGTCGGCGAGCACAAGCTCACCGTCACTCAGGTGAAGTCCCTGATCGGTGCCAACCCCAAGCACCGCGAGACTGTTCGTTCGCTTGGTCTGAAGCGGATCGGCCACACCGTGGTCCGTGACGCCGACGCCGTGACCGTGGGCATGCTCAACAGTGTGAAGCATCTAGTGCAGGCTGAGGAGGCGAACTAA
- the rplR gene encoding 50S ribosomal protein L18 has product MAIGIKGKSKSAARGRRHLRLRKKLNGTPERPRLVVNRSARHMVAQVVNDLEGKTLVSATTMEADLRSFDGDKTAKAKKIGEMIAERAKAAGIDAVVFDRGGNKYHGRVAAVADGAREGGLKL; this is encoded by the coding sequence ATGGCTATTGGTATCAAGGGCAAATCCAAATCCGCTGCCCGCGGCCGCCGCCACCTCCGCCTGCGCAAGAAGCTCAACGGAACCCCCGAGCGTCCGCGCCTGGTGGTCAACCGTTCCGCTCGCCACATGGTCGCTCAGGTCGTCAACGACCTGGAGGGCAAGACCCTGGTCTCCGCCACCACCATGGAGGCAGACCTGCGCAGCTTCGACGGTGACAAGACCGCCAAGGCGAAGAAGATCGGCGAGATGATCGCCGAGCGCGCCAAGGCTGCCGGCATCGACGCTGTGGTCTTCGACCGCGGCGGCAACAAGTACCACGGTCGCGTGGCCGCCGTCGCCGACGGCGCCCGGGAAGGTGGTCTGAAGCTGTGA